The Meriones unguiculatus strain TT.TT164.6M chromosome 1, Bangor_MerUng_6.1, whole genome shotgun sequence genome has a segment encoding these proteins:
- the Spag8 gene encoding sperm-associated antigen 8 isoform X3 produces MLYTQSPPLTVLWRHPALLSIIQAKGSLAISPSIFLIFLGSPVKPPISVEALLILAVALALALALILTRAFNPLLPLDLVLPLDLVLPLDLVLPLDLVLALYLLLPLYHLLLPLYPLLPLVLLLPLVLLLPLVLFLPLDLLLLLPLDLPLDPDPDLDPDPDLDPDPDLDPDPNLDPDLDLDLDPDPDPDPDLLLPMDLFPHWNVFLPLDLAIRRYTFTPGNLCKSQNLEYEGHTNTPNPNLIVSVRHCRVAIASFTTGKKRYESLTWPLSLKVDLSFPGKPTVCDEGLQDVPESYFFRDGHKGLLSIQLPSPMPCITTQKDSYQPPRHICQPLRGKREAMLEKLLHDQICKEVQEEQEPTREFFETESVTHHDYRVDGVQTGPPAPTKPHDYCQEQPETFWIQRASQLRGVSNITTLDTPFRKNCSFSTPVPLSLGQPLPYELDSYPHQTVSSLALEEGRGVEGREQLQSKG; encoded by the exons ATGCTTTATACACAGAGCCCTCCTCTGACAGTCTTGTGGAGGCACCCTGCCCTTCTTTCCATCATACAGGCCAAGGGAAGTTTGGCTATCAGCCCCTCTATATTTCTTATATTCCTCGGATCCCCTGTAAAGCCGCCGATCTCAGTGGAAGCCCTTCTTATCCTGGCCGTAGCTCTGGCTCTGGCCCTTGCTCTGATTTTGACCAGGGCTTTCAACCCTCTCCTGCCCCTGGACCTGGTCCTGCCTCTGGACCTGGTCCTGCCTCTAGACCTGGTCCTCCCGCTAGACCTTGTCCTGGCTCTCTAtcttctcctgcctctgtatCATCTTCTCCTGCCTCTATATCCTCTCCTGCCCTTGGTCCTGCTCCTGCCTTTGGTCCTGCTTCTGCCCTTGGTCCTGTTCCTGCCCCTGgacctgctcctgctcctgcccctGGACCTACCCCTGGACCCGGACCCGGACCTGGACCCGGACCCGGACCTGGACCCGGACCCGGACCTGGACCCGGACCCGAACCTGGATCcggacctggacctggacctggacccGGACCCGGACCCAGACCCGGACCTGCTCCTGCCTATGGATCTGTTCCCACACTGGAATGTGTTCTTGCCCCTGGACCTTGCTATAAG GAGATATACCTTCACCCCTGGAAACCTGTGCAAGTCTCAGAACCTGGAGTACGAGGGCCATACAAACACACCAAATCCAAACCTGATTGTTTCCGTAAGACACTGCCGCGTGGCCATTGCCTCCTTTACAACTGGGAAGAAGAGGTATGAAAGTTTGACCTGGCCCCTCTCCCTGAAGGTTGACCTCAGTTTCCCAGGGAAGCCAACAGTTTGTGATGAAG GATTGCAAGATGTCCCTGAGAGTTACTTCTTCCGAGATGGACACAAAGGACTGCTGAGCATACAACTTCCATCACCCATGCCTTGTATCACCACGCAGAAAGATTCATACCAGCCTCCAAGACACATCTGTCAACCACTTCGAG GGAAGCGTGAAGCCATGCTGGAGAAGCTCCTGCATGACCAGATCTG CAAAGAGGTGCAAGAAGAGCAAGAACCTACAAGGGAGTTCTTTGAGACCGAGTCGGTAACACACCATGACTACAGAGTGGATGGAGTACAGACAGGGCCTCCAGCCCCAACCAAG CCTCATGATTACTGCCAGGAACAGCCGGAAACCTTCTGGATACAGCGAGCATCGCAGCTGCGG GGCGTCAGTAACATCACGACACTGGACACACCATTCCGGAAGAACTGCAGCTTCTCAACACCAGTGCCCTTGTCTCTGGGACAGCCTTTGCCTTATGAACTTGACAGCTACCCCCACCAAACGGTGTCTTCCCTTGCCTTGGAGGAGGGCAGGGGTGTGGAAGGGAGAGAACAACTCCAGTCTAAGGGTTAA
- the Spag8 gene encoding sperm-associated antigen 8 isoform X1 has translation METPESSEDFASPPLDIQPSSEGLESTSSESPRAAPAVICAKAPEQYALYTEPSSDSLVEAPCPSFHHTGQGKFGYQPLYISYIPRIPCKAADLSGSPSYPGRSSGSGPCSDFDQGFQPSPAPGPGPASGPGPASRPGPPARPCPGSLSSPASVSSSPASISSPALGPAPAFGPASALGPVPAPGPAPAPAPGPTPGPGPGPGPGPGPGPGPGPGPGPEPGSGPGPGPGPGPGPRPGPAPAYGSVPTLECVLAPGPCYKVSSYPSPFKNSRAFHQFCSLILMNGVCPTPRRYTFTPGNLCKSQNLEYEGHTNTPNPNLIVSVRHCRVAIASFTTGKKRYESLTWPLSLKVDLSFPGKPTVCDEGLQDVPESYFFRDGHKGLLSIQLPSPMPCITTQKDSYQPPRHICQPLRGKREAMLEKLLHDQICKEVQEEQEPTREFFETESVTHHDYRVDGVQTGPPAPTKPHDYCQEQPETFWIQRASQLRGVSNITTLDTPFRKNCSFSTPVPLSLGQPLPYELDSYPHQTVSSLALEEGRGVEGREQLQSKG, from the exons ATGGAGACTCCCGAGTCTTCGGAGGACTTTGCTTCTCC ACCTTTAGATATACAGCCCAGCTCTGAAGGGCTAGAGAGCACTTCGAGTGAGAGTCCGAGGGCGGCCCCAGCTGTGATATGTGCCAAGGCTCCGGAGCAGTATGCTTTATACACAGAGCCCTCCTCTGACAGTCTTGTGGAGGCACCCTGCCCTTCTTTCCATCATACAGGCCAAGGGAAGTTTGGCTATCAGCCCCTCTATATTTCTTATATTCCTCGGATCCCCTGTAAAGCCGCCGATCTCAGTGGAAGCCCTTCTTATCCTGGCCGTAGCTCTGGCTCTGGCCCTTGCTCTGATTTTGACCAGGGCTTTCAACCCTCTCCTGCCCCTGGACCTGGTCCTGCCTCTGGACCTGGTCCTGCCTCTAGACCTGGTCCTCCCGCTAGACCTTGTCCTGGCTCTCTAtcttctcctgcctctgtatCATCTTCTCCTGCCTCTATATCCTCTCCTGCCCTTGGTCCTGCTCCTGCCTTTGGTCCTGCTTCTGCCCTTGGTCCTGTTCCTGCCCCTGgacctgctcctgctcctgcccctGGACCTACCCCTGGACCCGGACCCGGACCTGGACCCGGACCCGGACCTGGACCCGGACCCGGACCTGGACCCGGACCCGAACCTGGATCcggacctggacctggacctggacccGGACCCGGACCCAGACCCGGACCTGCTCCTGCCTATGGATCTGTTCCCACACTGGAATGTGTTCTTGCCCCTGGACCTTGCTATAAGGTCAGCAGTTATCCCTCCCCCTTCAAGAATTCAAGAGCCTTCCACCAGTTCTGCTCCCTGATTTTAATGAATGGAGTTTGCCCTACCCCAAGGAGATATACCTTCACCCCTGGAAACCTGTGCAAGTCTCAGAACCTGGAGTACGAGGGCCATACAAACACACCAAATCCAAACCTGATTGTTTCCGTAAGACACTGCCGCGTGGCCATTGCCTCCTTTACAACTGGGAAGAAGAGGTATGAAAGTTTGACCTGGCCCCTCTCCCTGAAGGTTGACCTCAGTTTCCCAGGGAAGCCAACAGTTTGTGATGAAG GATTGCAAGATGTCCCTGAGAGTTACTTCTTCCGAGATGGACACAAAGGACTGCTGAGCATACAACTTCCATCACCCATGCCTTGTATCACCACGCAGAAAGATTCATACCAGCCTCCAAGACACATCTGTCAACCACTTCGAG GGAAGCGTGAAGCCATGCTGGAGAAGCTCCTGCATGACCAGATCTG CAAAGAGGTGCAAGAAGAGCAAGAACCTACAAGGGAGTTCTTTGAGACCGAGTCGGTAACACACCATGACTACAGAGTGGATGGAGTACAGACAGGGCCTCCAGCCCCAACCAAG CCTCATGATTACTGCCAGGAACAGCCGGAAACCTTCTGGATACAGCGAGCATCGCAGCTGCGG GGCGTCAGTAACATCACGACACTGGACACACCATTCCGGAAGAACTGCAGCTTCTCAACACCAGTGCCCTTGTCTCTGGGACAGCCTTTGCCTTATGAACTTGACAGCTACCCCCACCAAACGGTGTCTTCCCTTGCCTTGGAGGAGGGCAGGGGTGTGGAAGGGAGAGAACAACTCCAGTCTAAGGGTTAA
- the Hint2 gene encoding adenosine 5'-monophosphoramidase HINT2, with the protein MGLRPQAAGSGKMAAAVLLAAGLRGARTALGAAGPRRAQVRGNAGVTDGSEVTKAQKAAPGGEAPTIFSRILDRSLPADILYEDQQCLVFRDVAPQAPVHFLVIPRKPIPRISQAEEEDQQLLGHLLLVAKKIAKAEGLKDGYRLVVNDGKMGAQSVYHLHIHVLGGRQLQWPPG; encoded by the exons ATGGGGCTGCGCCCGCAGGCGGCAGGCTCCGGGAAGATGGCTGCTGCCGTGCTGCTGGCGGCGGGTTTGCGCGGTGCGCGCACAGCGCTGGGGGCCGCGGGGCCCCGGCGGGCGCAG GTTCGAGGAAATGCAGGTGTGACTGACGGGAGTGAAGTGACCAAGGCTCAGAAAGCAGCGCCTGGAGGAGAAGCACCGACCATCTTCTCCCGGATTTTGGACCGAAGCCTCCCAGCTGACATTCTATATGAAGATCAGCAG TGTCTGGTGTTCCGGGATGTGGCCCCTCAGGCTCCTGTGCACTTTCTGGTCATTCCCAGGAAGCCCATTCCTCGAATTAGCCAGGCTGAAGAAGAAGACCAGCAG CTGCTGGGACACCTACTCCTTGTGGCCAAGAAGATAGCAAAGGCTGAGGGTCTGAAGGATGGGTATCGACTTG TGGTCAATGATGGGAAGATGGGCGCACAGTCTGTGTATCACCTGCACATTCATGTACTTGGAGGCCGGCAGCTGCAGTGGCCACCTGGCTAA
- the Spag8 gene encoding sperm-associated antigen 8 isoform X2, which produces METPESSEDFASPPLDIQPSSEGLESTSSESPRAAPAVICAKAPEQYALYTEPSSDSLVEAPCPSFHHTGQGKFGYQPLYISYIPRIPCKAADLSGSPSYPGRSSGSGPCSDFDQGFQPSPAPGPGPASGPGPASRPGPPARPCPGSLSSPASVSSSPASISSPALGPAPAFGPASALGPVPAPGPAPAPAPGPTPGPGPGPGPGPGPGPGPGPGPGPEPGSGPGPGPGPGPGPRPGPAPAYGSVPTLECVLAPGPCYKEIYLHPWKPVQVSEPGVRGPYKHTKSKPDCFRKTLPRGHCLLYNWEEERATNHLDQIPGLQDVPESYFFRDGHKGLLSIQLPSPMPCITTQKDSYQPPRHICQPLRGKREAMLEKLLHDQICKEVQEEQEPTREFFETESVTHHDYRVDGVQTGPPAPTKPHDYCQEQPETFWIQRASQLRGVSNITTLDTPFRKNCSFSTPVPLSLGQPLPYELDSYPHQTVSSLALEEGRGVEGREQLQSKG; this is translated from the exons ATGGAGACTCCCGAGTCTTCGGAGGACTTTGCTTCTCC ACCTTTAGATATACAGCCCAGCTCTGAAGGGCTAGAGAGCACTTCGAGTGAGAGTCCGAGGGCGGCCCCAGCTGTGATATGTGCCAAGGCTCCGGAGCAGTATGCTTTATACACAGAGCCCTCCTCTGACAGTCTTGTGGAGGCACCCTGCCCTTCTTTCCATCATACAGGCCAAGGGAAGTTTGGCTATCAGCCCCTCTATATTTCTTATATTCCTCGGATCCCCTGTAAAGCCGCCGATCTCAGTGGAAGCCCTTCTTATCCTGGCCGTAGCTCTGGCTCTGGCCCTTGCTCTGATTTTGACCAGGGCTTTCAACCCTCTCCTGCCCCTGGACCTGGTCCTGCCTCTGGACCTGGTCCTGCCTCTAGACCTGGTCCTCCCGCTAGACCTTGTCCTGGCTCTCTAtcttctcctgcctctgtatCATCTTCTCCTGCCTCTATATCCTCTCCTGCCCTTGGTCCTGCTCCTGCCTTTGGTCCTGCTTCTGCCCTTGGTCCTGTTCCTGCCCCTGgacctgctcctgctcctgcccctGGACCTACCCCTGGACCCGGACCCGGACCTGGACCCGGACCCGGACCTGGACCCGGACCCGGACCTGGACCCGGACCCGAACCTGGATCcggacctggacctggacctggacccGGACCCGGACCCAGACCCGGACCTGCTCCTGCCTATGGATCTGTTCCCACACTGGAATGTGTTCTTGCCCCTGGACCTTGCTATAAG GAGATATACCTTCACCCCTGGAAACCTGTGCAAGTCTCAGAACCTGGAGTACGAGGGCCATACAAACACACCAAATCCAAACCTGATTGTTTCCGTAAGACACTGCCGCGTGGCCATTGCCTCCTTTACAACTGGGAAGAAGAG AGAGCCACCAACCACCTGGATCAAATTCCAGGATTGCAAGATGTCCCTGAGAGTTACTTCTTCCGAGATGGACACAAAGGACTGCTGAGCATACAACTTCCATCACCCATGCCTTGTATCACCACGCAGAAAGATTCATACCAGCCTCCAAGACACATCTGTCAACCACTTCGAG GGAAGCGTGAAGCCATGCTGGAGAAGCTCCTGCATGACCAGATCTG CAAAGAGGTGCAAGAAGAGCAAGAACCTACAAGGGAGTTCTTTGAGACCGAGTCGGTAACACACCATGACTACAGAGTGGATGGAGTACAGACAGGGCCTCCAGCCCCAACCAAG CCTCATGATTACTGCCAGGAACAGCCGGAAACCTTCTGGATACAGCGAGCATCGCAGCTGCGG GGCGTCAGTAACATCACGACACTGGACACACCATTCCGGAAGAACTGCAGCTTCTCAACACCAGTGCCCTTGTCTCTGGGACAGCCTTTGCCTTATGAACTTGACAGCTACCCCCACCAAACGGTGTCTTCCCTTGCCTTGGAGGAGGGCAGGGGTGTGGAAGGGAGAGAACAACTCCAGTCTAAGGGTTAA